A window from Solanum stenotomum isolate F172 chromosome 5, ASM1918654v1, whole genome shotgun sequence encodes these proteins:
- the LOC125865260 gene encoding protein DETOXIFICATION 19-like isoform X2 has translation MAMDSSSSNSLKSPMLPSTSLETNKWWIIIINKVIDVEEAKNQILFSLPMIVVTSCFYFINLVSVMFAGHLGKFELAASNLGNSWAEVTGLSLMVGISGGLETLCGQGYGAKMYKMLGIHLQISCIISFIFSTIIAISWWYSDKILILLHQDPDIAKEAGVFLKFLIPGLFAYGFLQNFLVFLQSQSIVMPLVVCSMVSLVLHIGITYCLVYWTSLGFKGAPLAASISIWISVIMLVVYVFCSKKKFNQIWREGLSFVSFHHIFTNLKLSLPSAAMICLEYWDHEFFVLSAGLMPNSETTTSLIAMSVNTEAVAFMVSYGLSAAASAWAGFFSDSTEIIKEFATMMPLLLISFVLDFFQGILSGVARGCGWQHLVMFINLATFYFIGMPISWLLAFKFNLHAQGLWMGSICGLACQALGLLLLTLLTKWEKMEDSTNSNIENELLA, from the exons ATGGCTATGGATAGTTCATCATCAAATAGTCTAAAAAGTCCCATGTTGCCTTCAACATCATTGGAGACAAACAAATGgtggattattattattaacaagGTAATTGATGTTGAAGAAGCCAAGAATCAAATATTGTTCTCTTTGCCAATGATTGTTGTGACTAGTTGTTTCTACTTCATCAATCTTGTGTCTGTCATGTTTGCTGGTCATCTTGGCAAATTTGAACTTGCTGCCTCAAATCTTGGTAATTCATGGGCTGAGGTCACTGGTCTCTCTTTGATG GTTGGCATTAGTGGTGGACTTGAGACATTATGTGGCCAAGGATATGGAGCTAAAATGTACAAGATGTTGGGGATACATCTTCAAATATCATGCATCATATCATTCATATTTTCTACGATAATTGCTATTAGTTGGTGGTATTCTGATAAAATTCTCATTTTACTTCATCAAGATCCTGACATAGCAAAAGAAGCTGGGGTGTTCTTGAAATTCCTCATACCTGGATTATTTGCATATGGTTTTTTGCAAAACTTTTTAGTATTTCTTCAATCACAATCAATTGTCATGCCTCTTGTTGTGTGTTCAATGGTATCTTTAGTTTTACACATTGGCATTACCTATTGCCTTGTTTATTGGACAAGTCTTGGTTTTAAAGGAGCACCATTAGCAGCTTCGATTTCGATTTGGATTTCAGTCATCATGTTGGTGGTATACGTTTTTTGTTCGAAGAAGAAATTCAATCAAATCTGGAGGGAAGGTCTCTCTTTCGTGTCGTTTCATCATATCTTTACAAACTTGAAGTTGTCTTTGCCCTCTGCTGCCATGATATG TTTGGAATACTGGGATCATGAGTTTTTTGTGTTATCTGCTGGCTTGATGCCAAACTCAGAAACAACTACTTCACTAATTGCAATGAG tGTAAATACGGAAGCTGTTGCTTTCATGGTGTCTTATGGTCTGAGTGCAGCTGCAAG TGCATGGGCTGGCTTCTTTAGTGATAGtacagaaataataaaagaatttgCCACCATGATGCCACTTCTCTTAATCTCATTTGTATTGGATTTCTTTCAAGGAATTTTATCAG GGGTGGCTAGGGGATGTGGATGGCAACATTTGGTTATGTTCATCAACTTGGCAACATTCTATTTTATTGGCATGCCAATATCTTGGCTCCTTGCTTTTAAGTTCAACCTACATGCTCAG GGTTTATGGATGGGCTCAATATGTGGTCTAGCCTGCCAAGCTTTGGGCTTATTGCTACTAACATTATTGACCAAATGGGAAAAAATGGAAGACTCAACAAATAGCAATATAGAAAATGAACTTTTAGCTTAA
- the LOC125865260 gene encoding protein DETOXIFICATION 18-like isoform X1 yields the protein MAMDSSSSNSLKSPMLPSTSLETNKWWIIIINKVIDVEEAKNQILFSLPMIVVTSCFYFINLVSVMFAGHLGKFELAASNLGNSWAEVTGLSLMVGISGGLETLCGQGYGAKMYKMLGIHLQISCIISFIFSTIIAISWWYSDKILILLHQDPDIAKEAGVFLKFLIPGLFAYGFLQNFLVFLQSQSIVMPLVVCSMVSLVLHIGITYCLVYWTSLGFKGAPLAASISIWISVIMLVVYVFCSKKKFNQIWREGLSFVSFHHIFTNLKLSLPSAAMICLEYWDHEFFVLSAGLMPNSETTTSLIAMSVNTEAVAFMVSYGLSAAASTRVANELGSGNIDKAKHAMVVTLKLCVLLALVVDLALFFGHSAWAGFFSDSTEIIKEFATMMPLLLISFVLDFFQGILSGVARGCGWQHLVMFINLATFYFIGMPISWLLAFKFNLHAQGLWMGSICGLACQALGLLLLTLLTKWEKMEDSTNSNIENELLA from the exons ATGGCTATGGATAGTTCATCATCAAATAGTCTAAAAAGTCCCATGTTGCCTTCAACATCATTGGAGACAAACAAATGgtggattattattattaacaagGTAATTGATGTTGAAGAAGCCAAGAATCAAATATTGTTCTCTTTGCCAATGATTGTTGTGACTAGTTGTTTCTACTTCATCAATCTTGTGTCTGTCATGTTTGCTGGTCATCTTGGCAAATTTGAACTTGCTGCCTCAAATCTTGGTAATTCATGGGCTGAGGTCACTGGTCTCTCTTTGATG GTTGGCATTAGTGGTGGACTTGAGACATTATGTGGCCAAGGATATGGAGCTAAAATGTACAAGATGTTGGGGATACATCTTCAAATATCATGCATCATATCATTCATATTTTCTACGATAATTGCTATTAGTTGGTGGTATTCTGATAAAATTCTCATTTTACTTCATCAAGATCCTGACATAGCAAAAGAAGCTGGGGTGTTCTTGAAATTCCTCATACCTGGATTATTTGCATATGGTTTTTTGCAAAACTTTTTAGTATTTCTTCAATCACAATCAATTGTCATGCCTCTTGTTGTGTGTTCAATGGTATCTTTAGTTTTACACATTGGCATTACCTATTGCCTTGTTTATTGGACAAGTCTTGGTTTTAAAGGAGCACCATTAGCAGCTTCGATTTCGATTTGGATTTCAGTCATCATGTTGGTGGTATACGTTTTTTGTTCGAAGAAGAAATTCAATCAAATCTGGAGGGAAGGTCTCTCTTTCGTGTCGTTTCATCATATCTTTACAAACTTGAAGTTGTCTTTGCCCTCTGCTGCCATGATATG TTTGGAATACTGGGATCATGAGTTTTTTGTGTTATCTGCTGGCTTGATGCCAAACTCAGAAACAACTACTTCACTAATTGCAATGAG tGTAAATACGGAAGCTGTTGCTTTCATGGTGTCTTATGGTCTGAGTGCAGCTGCAAG CACTAGGGTGGCAAATGAGTTAGGAAGTGGAAATATTGACAAAGCTAAGCATGCTATGGTTGTTACTCTCAAGCTATGTGTTCTTCTTGCTCTTGTTGTTGATTTGGCTCTATTTTTTGGTCATAGTGCATGGGCTGGCTTCTTTAGTGATAGtacagaaataataaaagaatttgCCACCATGATGCCACTTCTCTTAATCTCATTTGTATTGGATTTCTTTCAAGGAATTTTATCAG GGGTGGCTAGGGGATGTGGATGGCAACATTTGGTTATGTTCATCAACTTGGCAACATTCTATTTTATTGGCATGCCAATATCTTGGCTCCTTGCTTTTAAGTTCAACCTACATGCTCAG GGTTTATGGATGGGCTCAATATGTGGTCTAGCCTGCCAAGCTTTGGGCTTATTGCTACTAACATTATTGACCAAATGGGAAAAAATGGAAGACTCAACAAATAGCAATATAGAAAATGAACTTTTAGCTTAA